One window of Athalia rosae chromosome 4, iyAthRosa1.1, whole genome shotgun sequence genomic DNA carries:
- the LOC105684416 gene encoding serine/threonine-protein phosphatase 4 regulatory subunit 4-like → MQQALSNASSEFHMAASSTFKTILEQKLVNPSTFTQTFLQSILNSLDSRDPVVAHAWLETLLDVIELLPTEVIRQEILPMAISKGQLSQPISSRITCCKLLGKICTRFDTLLIKKEVLPTVHSLCQDVNSEVRACICLQLSFVAQGLGVESVKPALLPSLVELASDEESAVRHASVQTIVHLLPHFQQETIKGIIAPLIKKLCENALKSDDNVICVIAQEFGRLALGLERSLTINEKTWLIKYYQQLSQLGIPSMAKDAKQEFSFANKASNSPQSNERYVECRRQCAFNFPAMCLFTSNSFEKLDIILPTFNDLAADPYYMVRRTIACGIHEVGKVLGSQNGTIRTELIKLLKDDSEEVLQGLVPHLAQTLDLLTQSQTIGTDQMDGVVLDICRAILKCEVEIANTYNWRLSSMILNQLEILPRCIPGDLINSHFTPMVFNRALNARPLPVRLAAGRLLLIFLRYNLKPMQRNELRNRIYTEFAHSNNCYTRMLYMRMMQEAMVIFSTVYFKENFYTTLLSITEDPVANTRMKVVSMLPQLKAMLRMPNDKKLLAMLEGNVRTLMSLEKDRDVVHTLTNVIHKLDSIDVKQDGQHNAGKLTRQEIDDAKKLEEEKKLAAMISSKTTGMPGGANQATAASQRKSVVPGLPKQVSPTVPKSGIEGPAGGNRMRQSSQSLADTTYKSTTQFSRIKQPSSSEPPSKQSSPSKRDGNSTQTSAKLPDAKTSTSSNNLTSSWARLTSNSMLLTHPWESTNYTSFNAGVSSVNPTYSFHFDNHNTSLKSACSCSEPTGDMCRSRLSLLNLSEQEARSNAPCCSCFDINSDYSKLNMPLHHKPHAQPTSEFAKSFVLTHLKENKADILQNFLLTRGGYEAKYKEPDLAALRALTNVAHYNSCWAFSSMPEIPVTLLDDEFLVDAGIRIPAQLSSSQSTSKIPNLQDIIYRNRREGSIDRSHRSSVNLDKGKSKRYSAEYEDCIKPRILISDQIKGKRSLDDFEEIHKRTSMQGKSDEHHIPKEDLKAKRYSGSYQAKSRFGYEPNQGKSTDDKPKRNSLFMDKDRPKLSQTKTPIEKNKRYSATYTSRQPDLKDVKHKFKRHSLEVTEYTPLSRVDRNLRRYSALDVNHNQGTSKIPLRSSFVSGSRTAPATRASSPVRSYTKLYFNKSSPSESHASSRHKFLTRYSSSDEEVDKLCHKFSHCQSAPINRAESPKTKDSRLPVRLQKKKI, encoded by the exons ATGCAGCAGGCTCTGTCGAATGCTTCCTCAGAATTCCACATGGCTGCCTCGTCGACTTTCAAAACAATTCTAGAACAGAAATTGGTCAATCCTTCCACATTTACGCAAACATTTTTGCAGAGCATTTTAAACTCTCTCGACAGCAGAGATCCAG tGGTAGCTCATGCGTGGTTGGAGACCTTGCTAGATGTTATCGAATTATTGCCCACCGAAGTCATAAGGCAAGAG ATCCTTCCTATGGCCATATCCAAGGGGCAATTATCGCAACCAATTAGTTCCAGAATAACATGTTGTAAATTGCTAGGGAAGATTTGCACTCGGTTTGACACACTTCT GATAAAAAAGGAAGTCCTGCCTACAGTGCATTCACTTTGCCAAGATGTGAACAGTGAAGTGCGAGCCTGCATCTGTTTGCAGCTGAGTTTTGTTGCTCAGGGTCTTGGGGTGGAATCGGTGAAGCCTGCGTTACTTCCATCTCTTGTTGAACTGGCTAGTGATGAGGAAAGTGCTGTAAGGCATGCTTCTGTCCAGACCATAGTTCATTTACTGCCCCATTTTCAacaag AGACCATAAAGGGAATTATAGCACCActcataaaaaaattatgcgaaaATGCGTTAAAGTCTGATGACAATGTGATTTGTGTGATTGCCCAAGAATTTGGGAGACTCGCCCTTGGCCTTGAAC GCTCTTTAACCATCAATGAGAAGACCTGGctgataaaatattatcagcAGCTTTCACAGCTAGGTATCCCATCTATGGCAAAAGATGCAAAACAAGAATTCTCGTTTGCAAATAAA GCATCTAATAGTCCCCAAAGCAATGAAAGATATGTGGAATGCCGTCGCCAGTGTGCGTTTAATTTCCCTGCCATGTGCCTCTTTACATCAAATAGTTTTGAGAAATTGGATATTATTTTACCAACATTTAATGATTTGGCTGCCGATCCATATTATATGGTGCGAAGAACTATCGCGTGTGGGATTCATGAG GTTGGCAAAGTTCTGGGTTCACAAAATGGAACAATAAGGACCGAACTTATCAAGCTGCTAAAGGATGACTCTGAAGAAGTATTGCAAGGGTTGGTGCCACACTTGGCTCAAACACTTGATCTCTTGACCCAAAGTCAGACAATCGGCACTGATCAAATG GATGGAGTTGTCTTGGATATTTGTAGAGCGATTTTAAAGTGTGAAGTCGAAATAGCTAACACTTACAACTGGAGGCTTTCGTCAATGATCTTAAACCAGCTTGAAATTTTACCTCGATGTATTCCGGGTGATTTGATTAACTCTCATTTCACACCTATGGTGTTCAATAGAGCATTAAATGCT AGACCATTGCCAGTCCGTTTGGCAGCTGGTAGATTATTGCTGATCTTTCTGCGTTATAATCTTAAACCCATGCAACGAAATGAGCTTCGGAATAGAATCTATACAGAATTCGCACATAGTAACAATTGTTATACAAGGATGTTGTACATGCGAATGATGCAAGAGGCTATGGTTATATTTTCTACAGTTTATTTTAAAGAGAATTTCTATACTACGTTATTGAGTATAACTGAAGATCCAGTTGCAAATACACGAATGAAAGTTGTGTCGATGTTACCCCAGCTCAAAGCAATGTTGCGAATGCCAAATGACAAAAAACTGTTGGCTATGTTAGAAGGAAATGTGCGCACTTTAATGAGCCTAGAAAAAGATCGAGATGTTGTCCACACTTTAACTAACGTTATCCACAAATTGGATAGTATCGATGTTAAACAAGATGGACAACAT aATGCAGGTAAGTTAACTCGGCAAGAAATTGATGATGCTAAGAAattagaggaagaaaaaaagctggCAGCAATGATTTCTTCCAAAACAACTGGAATGCCTGGTGGAGCAAATCAAGCAACAGCAGCCTCCCAACGGAAATCGGTTGTTCCTGGTCTTCCAAAACAAGTATCTCCGA CTGTACCAAAATCTGGTATTGAAGGTCCAGCTGGAGGAAATAGGATGAGGCAGTCGAGTCAGTCTTTAGCTGATACTACGTACAAATCAAC AACTCAATTTTCGAGGATCAAACAGCCCAGCTCATCGGAGCCTCCCAGCAAACAATCTTCACCCTCTAAAA GGGATGGAAACAGCACTCAAACTTCTGCCAAACTACCAGATGCAAAGACAAG TACTTCTAGCAACAATCTAACTTCAAGCTGGGCACGGCTTACTTCTAACAGCATGCTACTAACACACCCTTGGGAATCAACCAACTACACAAGCTTTAATGCTGGTGTAAGCTCAGTTAATCCAACTTATAGTTTTCATTTTGACAATCATAATACCAGTTTGAAGTCGGCCTGTAGCTGCTCCGAACCAACAGGTGATATGTGCCGGAGTAGACTTTCATTGTTGAATTTAAGCGAACAAGAAGCAAGATCGAACGCACCCTGTTGTTCATGCTTTGACATTAACTCAGATTATTCAAAACTGAACATGCCACTGCATCACAAGCCCCATGCTCAACCTACCTCCGAATTTGCCAAATCTTTTGTGTTAACAcacctgaaagaaaataaagctgatatcttgcaaaattttcttctaaCACGCGGTGGTTACGAGGCTAAATATAAAGAACCAGATTTGGCGGCTTTACGAGCTCTGACTAATGTAGCTCACTACAATTCTTGTTGGGCTTTTAGCTCCATGCCTGAAATTCCAGTCACGCTGCTGGATGACGAGTTTCTAGTTGATGCGGGGATTCGTATTCCGGCACAGTTATCATCAAGTCAAAGTACTTCAAAAATACCAAACTTGCAAGACATTATATACCGAAATAGAAGAGAAGGAAGTATCGATAGATCTCATCGCAGTAGTGTCAACCTTGACAAGGGCAAATCTAAAAGATACTCTGCGGAATATGAGGATTGTATAAAACCGCGAATATTAATTAGTGATCAAATTAAAGGTAAGCGGAGTTTGGACGACTTTGAAGAAATTCATAAACGAACATCGATGCAGGGTAAATCTGATGAACACCATATTCCTAAAGAAGACTTAAAGGCCAAGAGATATTCTGGTTCATATCAGGCCAAATCTAGATTTGGGTATGAACCGAATCAAGGAAAGTCTACAGATGataaaccaaaaagaaattcaCTTTTCATGGACAAAGACAGGCCGAAACTTTCGCAGACTAAAACTccaatcgaaaaaaataagcgcTATTCCGCCACATATACTTCCAGACAACCTGATCTTAAAGATGTTAAACATAAATTTAAAAGACATAGTTTGGAAGTCACGGAGTACACTCCACTCTCCCGAGTGGACAGAAACTTACGGCGTTATTCAGCGCTGGACGTTAATCATAATCAGGGAACAAGTAAAATACCATTGAGAAGTAGTTTTGTTTCGGGTAGCAGAACGGCACCAGCAACTAGAGCCTCTAGTCCTGTAAGATCTTACACTAAACTATATTTTAACAAATCAAGTCCCAGTGAAAGTCATGCTTCGTCAagacataaatttttaactaGATATAGCTCGAGCGATGAAGAAGTCGACAAACTCTGCCATAAGTTCAGTCATTGTCAAAGCGCTCCTATTAACAGGGCAGAGAGCCCAAAAACGAAAGATAGTAGGTTGCCTGTACGgctacagaaaaaaaaaatttga